One window of Uloborus diversus isolate 005 chromosome 3, Udiv.v.3.1, whole genome shotgun sequence genomic DNA carries:
- the LOC129218118 gene encoding uncharacterized protein LOC129218118 encodes MLKHRILPFLISSIICTLALASDENLDRTKRQAPSINVHQIPKTSFSCVDKKVGDYYADPETNCQVYHVCIPGMHNKLSLMSFVCPNGTIFSQATRVCTPYERVDCRLALKFYDNLHGSANDKRPIYETDNEFDNYVPQPQPAPREPVQPVRQPSRGRTTTTPPPPPSRDLGAQPPRNTRFRIGGNQFRGQQAPPTTTVAPVRTTTSAPAPVRVAVRPAPPAFRPPVLGGRPSQIGAVSNVLPPRPTPRATISTSTSSYNYEYEYEYDYEDEIPAVDQVNARSKREAATAEDYDSEAFERKSSKTSFTCEDKVAGGVYADVESDCEMFHICVPMGKYKMLDYKVFCANGTGFDQETGSCREKEEFNCENAFLFYQFQKPHQPTSSKKPILSKKMYAKSKKVIRAGKE; translated from the coding sequence agaACAAAAAGACAAGCTCCTAGCATCAATGTCCATCAGATTCCGAAGACTAGCTTCTCATGTGTGGATAAAAAAGTAGGAGACTACTATGCTGATCCTGAGACAAATTGCCAAGTCTATCATGTATGCATACCAGGAATGCATAACAAACTGTCTCTAATGAGCTTCGTTTGTCCTAATGGAACTATTTTCAGCCAAGCTACCAGAGTTTGTACTCCGTATGAACGTGTCGATTGTAGGTTGGCTTTGAAGTTTTACGATAACTTGCACGGAAGCGCTAATGATAAACGTCCTATCTATGAAACTGATAATGAGTTTGATAACTATGTTCCGCAGCCTCAGCCAGCACCAAGAGAACCCGTGCAGCCTGTAAGACAACCATCTAGAGGTAGAACCACAACTACCCCGCCTCCACCTCCGTCCAGAGATCTTGGGGCACAACCACCAAGAAATACACGCTTTCGAATCGGCGGAAATCAATTTCGCGGTCAACAAGCTCCCCCAACTACCACTGTAGCTCCTGTTCGTACGACTACATCTGCTCCAGCTCCTGTAAGAGTTGCAGTCAGACCAGCGCCACCGGCATTCCGGCCACCAGTCCTAGGTGGGCGTCCTTCTCAAATTGGAGCAGTATCCAATGTCCTTCCCCCCAGGCCTACTCCACGAGCCACCATTTCCACGAGCACTTCTAGTTACAACTATGAATATGAATACGAATATGATTACGAAGATGAAATCCCAGCTGTAGATCAAGTCAACGCAAGAAGCAAAAGAGAGGCAGCCACCGCTGAGGATTATGACTCGGAAGCTTTCGAGCGAAAGTCAAGCAAAACCAGCTTCACTTGTGAAGATAAGGTTGCCGGAGGGGTATACGCCGATGTAGAAAGCGACTGTGAAATGTTCCATATTTGTGTTCCAATGGGAAAGTATAAGATGCTTGATTATAAAGTCTTTTGTGCCAATGGCACTGGATTCGACCAAGAAACTGGTTCCTGTAGAGAAAAAGAGGAGTTTAACTGTGAAAATGCTTTCTTGTTTTACCAGTTTCAGAAGCCACATCAACCTACATCTAGTAAAAAACCCATTCTTAGCAAGAAAATGTATGCTAAGTCGAAAAAAGTCATTCGCGCTGGTAAAGAATAA